A window of the Salmo trutta chromosome 25, fSalTru1.1, whole genome shotgun sequence genome harbors these coding sequences:
- the spata7 gene encoding spermatogenesis-associated protein 7 homolog isoform X2 — translation MSMGYTEYMDPKRGNASPVPGHSLTGPPRGQMSLKGIPFCPRSSSRLTQCIIQDHMVSHYKKVYSAKAAIDSSVPKSMLSSVKYNDQLRREQLRKDASRSDRRPQSAGSHSQRSSRANTKASCPSQNTQSGAGQESAYFYLGSSMISTPRINTSFHAKQIVYPSQMVGGSVSLPHFFHCASEYSYRSPNSQRQQPARSCATTGTQSGYKAFQDPVQKTYSGDLIQKHAHRFTQDKPFTPRTLKSDSRSYLSQYRYYTPPRGKPAQDQERIIPRLTRQETYHGSTRTKECSSAEWDDQPLGHGTEHEWSDADDESHTLNLSAFGQRSKGNKSVSSDHYHPSFRVSPEGMTSPIMKRVSAEEEEFMYLEFIADVTNEILSRGLYSDRVLERVFEHHVDKNKHLLDEDKMSHLLETLCNDLQSPANTPTFSAEPKNGEETELDLLHGHLQGLESLDRGALSETKEDNDLFPYALFNQDSGGLENVVPLSVSTPLYGSPPKRTDSDSLPVGSPDADGDAEGLDEHNHDRENYFPPSLGENTPLTLEEDHNQNLEDNCGGLSKDLEDLERNLSESFHVSNAPNSAGPVVSENINTVASFSDDEF, via the exons GTAATGCATCGCCTGTCCCAGGCCACAGTCTGACTGGACCACCCAGAGGACAGATGAGTTTAAAAGGCATCC CGTTCTGCCCTCGGTCGTCGAGCAGACTAACCCAGTGCATTATTCAAGACCATATGGTGTCCCATTATAAAAAGGTGTATTCAGCTAAAG CTGCCATTGATTCATCAGTACCCAAAAGTATGCTAAGCAGTGTAAAAT ACAATGACCAGTTACGGCGGGAGCAGTTGAGGAAAGATGCGTCCAGGTCTGATAGGCGGCCTCAGTCAGCTGGTTCACACTCACAGAGGAGCAGCAGAGCCAACACCAAAGCCTCCTGCCCATCACAAAATACCCAA AGTGGAGCAGGTCAAGAAAGTGCCTATTTCTACCTGGGAAGCTCAATGATTTCCACTCCAAGAATCAACACCTCCTTTCATGCCAAGCAAATAGTTTACCCGTCCCAAATGGTCGGCGGGTCTGTTAGCCTCCCGCACTTCTTCCATTGTGCATCAGAGTACAGCTATAGGAGCCCAAACTCCCAGAGGCAGCAGCCAGCCCGCTCCTGCGCCACCACAGGTACCCAGAGTGGCTACAAGGCCTTTCAGGACCCTGTCCAGAAGACCTATAGTGGGGACCTGATTCAGAAACACGCCCACCGCTTCACCCAGGACAAGCCCTTCACTCCCAGGACTCTGAAGTCAGACAGCAGGTCCTATCTGTCTCAGTATCGCTACTACACACCTCCTCGAGGTAAACCAGCCCAGGACCAGGAGAGGATCATCCCCAGGCTGACACGGCAGGAGACCTATCATGGAAG CACACGAACCAAGGAATGCTCATCGGCTGAATGGGATGATCAACCCCTG GGACATGGTACAGAGCATGAGTGGTCGGATGCAGACGATGAGTCCCATACACTGAATCTGTCAGCATTTGGACAACGAAGCAAGGGAAACAAGAGCGTAAGCAGCGATCACTACCATCCCTCCTTCAG GGTTTCACCAGAAGGAATGACATCTCCTATCATGAAGAGGGTGTCTGCAGA GGAGGAAGAATTTATGTACCTTGAATTCATTGCTGATGTAACAAATGAAATCTTGTCCAGGGGCCTGTACTCTGACAG GGTCTTAGAGCGGGTGTTTGAACATCACGTTGACAAGAATAAACATCTATTGGATGAG GACAAAATGAGCCACCTTCTGGAGACTCTGTGCAATGACTTGCAAAGTCCAGCCAACACACCTACCTTTAGTGCAGAGCCTAAGAATGGTGAGGAGACAGAGCTTGACCTTCTTCATGGTCATCTACAGGGTCTGGAGTCTCTGGACAGAGGAGCACTATCAGAAACCAAAGAGGACAATGACCTTTTTCCCTATGCATTGTTTAACCAGGACAGTGGTGGGCTGGAGAATGTTGTTCCATTGTCAGTGTCCACACCGTTATATGGTAGCCCTCCTAAGAGGACTGACTCTGACAGTCTGCCTGTTGGTTCACCTGATGCTGATGGAGATGCAGAGGGCCTGGATGAGCACAATCATGACAGGGAAAATTACTTTCCTCCTTCACTTGGTGAAAATACCCCTCTGACCCTTGAGGAGGACCACAATCAAAACCTAGAAGACAATTGTGGTGGACTATCCAAAGACCTGGAAGATCTCGAGAGAAATCTGTCTGAGTCATTTCATGTTTCCAATGCACCTAATTCCGCAGGGCCAGTAGTCTCTGAGAATATAAACACAGTAGCCTCTTTCAGTGATGATGAGTTCTGA
- the spata7 gene encoding spermatogenesis-associated protein 7 homolog isoform X1 has product MSMGYTEYMDPKRGNASPVPGHSLTGPPRGQMSLKGIPFCPRSSSRLTQCIIQDHMVSHYKKVYSAKAAIDSSVPKSMLSSVKYNDQLRREQLRKDASRSDRRPQSAGSHSQRSSRANTKASCPSQNTQVRRRHCNDFCPISSGAGQESAYFYLGSSMISTPRINTSFHAKQIVYPSQMVGGSVSLPHFFHCASEYSYRSPNSQRQQPARSCATTGTQSGYKAFQDPVQKTYSGDLIQKHAHRFTQDKPFTPRTLKSDSRSYLSQYRYYTPPRGKPAQDQERIIPRLTRQETYHGSTRTKECSSAEWDDQPLGHGTEHEWSDADDESHTLNLSAFGQRSKGNKSVSSDHYHPSFRVSPEGMTSPIMKRVSAEEEEFMYLEFIADVTNEILSRGLYSDRVLERVFEHHVDKNKHLLDEDKMSHLLETLCNDLQSPANTPTFSAEPKNGEETELDLLHGHLQGLESLDRGALSETKEDNDLFPYALFNQDSGGLENVVPLSVSTPLYGSPPKRTDSDSLPVGSPDADGDAEGLDEHNHDRENYFPPSLGENTPLTLEEDHNQNLEDNCGGLSKDLEDLERNLSESFHVSNAPNSAGPVVSENINTVASFSDDEF; this is encoded by the exons GTAATGCATCGCCTGTCCCAGGCCACAGTCTGACTGGACCACCCAGAGGACAGATGAGTTTAAAAGGCATCC CGTTCTGCCCTCGGTCGTCGAGCAGACTAACCCAGTGCATTATTCAAGACCATATGGTGTCCCATTATAAAAAGGTGTATTCAGCTAAAG CTGCCATTGATTCATCAGTACCCAAAAGTATGCTAAGCAGTGTAAAAT ACAATGACCAGTTACGGCGGGAGCAGTTGAGGAAAGATGCGTCCAGGTCTGATAGGCGGCCTCAGTCAGCTGGTTCACACTCACAGAGGAGCAGCAGAGCCAACACCAAAGCCTCCTGCCCATCACAAAATACCCAAGTAAGAAGAAGGCACTGCAATGATTTCTGCCCTATTTCT AGTGGAGCAGGTCAAGAAAGTGCCTATTTCTACCTGGGAAGCTCAATGATTTCCACTCCAAGAATCAACACCTCCTTTCATGCCAAGCAAATAGTTTACCCGTCCCAAATGGTCGGCGGGTCTGTTAGCCTCCCGCACTTCTTCCATTGTGCATCAGAGTACAGCTATAGGAGCCCAAACTCCCAGAGGCAGCAGCCAGCCCGCTCCTGCGCCACCACAGGTACCCAGAGTGGCTACAAGGCCTTTCAGGACCCTGTCCAGAAGACCTATAGTGGGGACCTGATTCAGAAACACGCCCACCGCTTCACCCAGGACAAGCCCTTCACTCCCAGGACTCTGAAGTCAGACAGCAGGTCCTATCTGTCTCAGTATCGCTACTACACACCTCCTCGAGGTAAACCAGCCCAGGACCAGGAGAGGATCATCCCCAGGCTGACACGGCAGGAGACCTATCATGGAAG CACACGAACCAAGGAATGCTCATCGGCTGAATGGGATGATCAACCCCTG GGACATGGTACAGAGCATGAGTGGTCGGATGCAGACGATGAGTCCCATACACTGAATCTGTCAGCATTTGGACAACGAAGCAAGGGAAACAAGAGCGTAAGCAGCGATCACTACCATCCCTCCTTCAG GGTTTCACCAGAAGGAATGACATCTCCTATCATGAAGAGGGTGTCTGCAGA GGAGGAAGAATTTATGTACCTTGAATTCATTGCTGATGTAACAAATGAAATCTTGTCCAGGGGCCTGTACTCTGACAG GGTCTTAGAGCGGGTGTTTGAACATCACGTTGACAAGAATAAACATCTATTGGATGAG GACAAAATGAGCCACCTTCTGGAGACTCTGTGCAATGACTTGCAAAGTCCAGCCAACACACCTACCTTTAGTGCAGAGCCTAAGAATGGTGAGGAGACAGAGCTTGACCTTCTTCATGGTCATCTACAGGGTCTGGAGTCTCTGGACAGAGGAGCACTATCAGAAACCAAAGAGGACAATGACCTTTTTCCCTATGCATTGTTTAACCAGGACAGTGGTGGGCTGGAGAATGTTGTTCCATTGTCAGTGTCCACACCGTTATATGGTAGCCCTCCTAAGAGGACTGACTCTGACAGTCTGCCTGTTGGTTCACCTGATGCTGATGGAGATGCAGAGGGCCTGGATGAGCACAATCATGACAGGGAAAATTACTTTCCTCCTTCACTTGGTGAAAATACCCCTCTGACCCTTGAGGAGGACCACAATCAAAACCTAGAAGACAATTGTGGTGGACTATCCAAAGACCTGGAAGATCTCGAGAGAAATCTGTCTGAGTCATTTCATGTTTCCAATGCACCTAATTCCGCAGGGCCAGTAGTCTCTGAGAATATAAACACAGTAGCCTCTTTCAGTGATGATGAGTTCTGA